A section of the Macadamia integrifolia cultivar HAES 741 chromosome 9, SCU_Mint_v3, whole genome shotgun sequence genome encodes:
- the LOC122087974 gene encoding gamma-tubulin complex component 3 isoform X2: MEDQRVLDLVKQLVLRLLSPNRNDSEKSTHSINTNKALKYAMRILGSRMTPSISMDEAAMAESIKRHLVNQGKSSDALIFADLYTKFSSKSGSGGIQNKLAVLYLLKVISEDRRKEKKTDSRVPSSAFLSSTVTGGLPELFGDDGGSGNQKPPDKGWSGGVLLISKDPDNLRDIAFREFVYFLNEESEVSEGALVRDVLFVCQGINGKYVKFNKSIDAYVLLDSIKVPRATRVMIRKLCELGWLFRKVKGYISESMDSFPTEDVGTVGQAFCAALQDELAAYYKLLAVLEAQSMNPIPLVSETPISGNYLSLRRLSVWFAEPMVKMRLMAVLVDSCRVLRGGAMAGAIHMHAQHGDPLVQDFMRRLLRRVCSPLFEMVRSWVLEGELDDIFAEFFVLGQPVKAESLWQEGYKLHAGMLPSFIPQSLAQRILRTGKSINFLRVCCEDQGWADTATEAAAVVGTTTRRGGLGYGETDALESLVVEAAKRIDKHLMDVMYKRYKFKKHCLAIKRYLLLGQGDFVQYLMDIVRPELSEPANSISSFKLAGFLESAIRASNAQYDDHDILDRLRVKMMPHGTGDRGWDVFSLEYNARVPLNTVFTESVMARYLRIFNFLWKLRRVEHALIGAWKTMKPNCVSSHFFLKQESSIKLLFTSTLRRCQVLWDEMNHFVSNLQYYIMFEVLEVSWSNFANEMEAAKDLDDLLAAHEKYLHSIVEKSLLGDRSEALYKTLFVLFDIILRFRSHADRLYEGIHELQARTVDSSVSSQSRSRSRSKSNNESSGYGTWAGGGRKALTQRAGEFLRNMQEDLDTIAKEYKSLLEGFIAQLPLQQHVDLKFLLFRFGTIMLRLACWD; the protein is encoded by the exons ATGGAAGACCAGAGAGTGTTGGATCTGGTGAAACAGCTCGTTCTGCGGTTACTCTCTCCCAATCGAAACGATTCAGAAAAGTCGACCCATTCGAtcaacaccaacaaggcactGAAGTACGCAATGCGTATCCTAGGCAGTCGAATGACGCCTTCCATATCCATGGACGAGGCAGCCATGGCCGAATCCATTAAGCGACATCTCGTCAACCAAGGTAAGTCCTCTGATGCCCTAATCTTCGCCGATCTCTATACCAAGTTCTCCTCCAAGTCCGGCTCCGGCGGCATTCAGAATAAGTTGGCCGTCCTTTACCTTCTCAAAGTCATCTCCGAAGATCGACGCAAAGAGAAGAAAACCGATTCTAGGGTTCCCTCCTCcgcttttctctcttctaccgTCACTGGCGGTCTCCCTGAATTGTTCGGAGACGACGGCGGCTCTGGGAACCAGAAGCCCCCCGATAAGGGTTGGAGTGGTGGCGTTTTGCTGATATCCAAGGATCCTGACAATCTTAGGGATATTGCCTTTCGGGAGTTTGTGTATTTTTTGAATGAAGAGAGCGAGGTATCTGAGGGTGCTCTGGTTAGGGATGTCTTGTTTGTTTGTCAAGGTATTAACGGCAAGTATGTGAAGTTTAATAAGAGTATTGACGCCTATGTGCTCCTGGATTCGATTAAAGTGCCGAGAGCCACCAGAGTAATGATTCGGAAGCTCTGTGAGTTGGGTTGGTTGTTTAGAAAAGTCAAAGGTTATATCTCGGAGAGCATGGATAGTTTCCCTACTGAGGATGTTGGAACAGTCGGGCAAGCCTTTTGCGCGGCTTTGCAAGACGAGCTTGCTGCGTATTACAAATTGTTGGCTGTCTTAGAAGCTCAGTCGATGAATCCCATCCCTTTAGTTTCGGAGACTCCAATCTCGGGAAATTATCTCTCCCTGAGGAGGTTGTCGGTTTGGTTTGCAGAACCGATGGTGAAGATGAGGCTGATGGCTGTCCTCGTTGACAGCTGCAGGGTTTTGAGGGGCGGTGCAATGGCAGGTGCAATCCATATGCACGCCCAGCATGGAGACCCTTTGGTTCAAGACTTCATGAGACGTCTACTTCGCCGGGTCTGCTCTCCACTGTTTGAAATGGTGAGGAGTTGGGTATTGGAGGGGGAGCTGGATGACATTTTTGCTGAGTTCTTTGTTTTGGGACAGCCCGTAAAAGCTGAATCACTCTGGCAGGAGGGATACAAGCTCCATGCGGGAATGCTCCCCTCTTTCATCCCACAATCACTCGCTCAGAGGATTTTGAGAACTGGGAAGTCAATAAACTTTCTCAGAGTCTGTTGTGAGGATCAGGGTTGGGCTGATACGGCAACAGAAGCAGCTGCTGTCGTTGGGACTACAACTAGGAGAGGTGGGCTTGGGTATGGCGAGACTGATGCACTCGAATCTCTGGTGGTTGAAGCAGCCAAGAGGATAGATAAGCATTTGATGGATGTCATGTACAAGCGGTACAAGTTCAAGAAACACTGTCTTGCAATTAAGCGTTATTTGCTCCTTGGGCAAGGCGATTTTGTGCAGTATCTAATGGATATCGTAAGGCCTGAGCTTTCAGAACCTGCAAACAGTATCAGCTCATTCAAACTAGCTGGGTTTCTGGAAAGTGCAATCCGAGCATCAAATGCACAGTATGATGATCATGACATATTGGACAGGTTAAGGGTCAAGATGATGCCACATGGTACTGGAGACAGGGGTTGGGATGTATTCTCATTGGAGTACAATGCTAGAGTTCCCCTGAATACCGTATTTACTGAATCTGTCATGGCACGGTATCttagaatttttaattttctttggaAGCTTAGACGTGTTGAGCATGCCCTGATTGGCGCTTGGAAGACGATGAAGCCGAATTGTGTTTCTTCTCACTTTTTCTTGAAGCAGGAAAGTTCTATTAAACTGCTGTTCACATCAACATTGCGGCGGTGCCAAGTTCTTTGGGATGAGATGAACCATTTTGTCTCGAATCTGCAATATTATATTATGTTTGAGGTCTTAGAAGTGTCATGGTCCAATTTTGCAAATGAAATGGAAGCTGCAAAAGATCTAGATGACCTGCTTGCAGCACATGAGAAATATCTCCATTCCATTGTGGAAAAGTCTCTTCTTGGAGATCGCTCCGAAGCCCTCTATAAGACTCTGTTTGTGTTATTTGATATCATTTTGCGGTTCCGTAGTCATGCTGATCGGTTATATGAAGGTATCCATGAGTTGCAAGCAAG AACGGTGGACTCTTCTGTGTCCTCTCAGTCGAGGAGCCGATCAAGATCGAAATCGAATAATGAATCCTCAGGCTATGGAACATGGGCTGGTGGGGGCAGGAAGGCCTTGACACAGCGTGCTGGAGAATTTCTTCGAAACATGCAAGAGGACTTGGACACAATTGCAAAAGAGTACAAATCACTACTTGAAGGATTCATTGCCCAATTACCTCTGCAGCAACATGTTGATTTGAAGTTCCTATTATTCCG CTTTGGAACAATCATGTTGCGGCTAGCTTGTTGGGACTAA
- the LOC122087974 gene encoding gamma-tubulin complex component 3 isoform X1: MEDQRVLDLVKQLVLRLLSPNRNDSEKSTHSINTNKALKYAMRILGSRMTPSISMDEAAMAESIKRHLVNQGKSSDALIFADLYTKFSSKSGSGGIQNKLAVLYLLKVISEDRRKEKKTDSRVPSSAFLSSTVTGGLPELFGDDGGSGNQKPPDKGWSGGVLLISKDPDNLRDIAFREFVYFLNEESEVSEGALVRDVLFVCQGINGKYVKFNKSIDAYVLLDSIKVPRATRVMIRKLCELGWLFRKVKGYISESMDSFPTEDVGTVGQAFCAALQDELAAYYKLLAVLEAQSMNPIPLVSETPISGNYLSLRRLSVWFAEPMVKMRLMAVLVDSCRVLRGGAMAGAIHMHAQHGDPLVQDFMRRLLRRVCSPLFEMVRSWVLEGELDDIFAEFFVLGQPVKAESLWQEGYKLHAGMLPSFIPQSLAQRILRTGKSINFLRVCCEDQGWADTATEAAAVVGTTTRRGGLGYGETDALESLVVEAAKRIDKHLMDVMYKRYKFKKHCLAIKRYLLLGQGDFVQYLMDIVRPELSEPANSISSFKLAGFLESAIRASNAQYDDHDILDRLRVKMMPHGTGDRGWDVFSLEYNARVPLNTVFTESVMARYLRIFNFLWKLRRVEHALIGAWKTMKPNCVSSHFFLKQESSIKLLFTSTLRRCQVLWDEMNHFVSNLQYYIMFEVLEVSWSNFANEMEAAKDLDDLLAAHEKYLHSIVEKSLLGDRSEALYKTLFVLFDIILRFRSHADRLYEGIHELQARTVDSSVSSQSRSRSRSKSNNESSGYGTWAGGGRKALTQRAGEFLRNMQEDLDTIAKEYKSLLEGFIAQLPLQQHVDLKFLLFRLDFTEFYNRQHPSA, encoded by the exons ATGGAAGACCAGAGAGTGTTGGATCTGGTGAAACAGCTCGTTCTGCGGTTACTCTCTCCCAATCGAAACGATTCAGAAAAGTCGACCCATTCGAtcaacaccaacaaggcactGAAGTACGCAATGCGTATCCTAGGCAGTCGAATGACGCCTTCCATATCCATGGACGAGGCAGCCATGGCCGAATCCATTAAGCGACATCTCGTCAACCAAGGTAAGTCCTCTGATGCCCTAATCTTCGCCGATCTCTATACCAAGTTCTCCTCCAAGTCCGGCTCCGGCGGCATTCAGAATAAGTTGGCCGTCCTTTACCTTCTCAAAGTCATCTCCGAAGATCGACGCAAAGAGAAGAAAACCGATTCTAGGGTTCCCTCCTCcgcttttctctcttctaccgTCACTGGCGGTCTCCCTGAATTGTTCGGAGACGACGGCGGCTCTGGGAACCAGAAGCCCCCCGATAAGGGTTGGAGTGGTGGCGTTTTGCTGATATCCAAGGATCCTGACAATCTTAGGGATATTGCCTTTCGGGAGTTTGTGTATTTTTTGAATGAAGAGAGCGAGGTATCTGAGGGTGCTCTGGTTAGGGATGTCTTGTTTGTTTGTCAAGGTATTAACGGCAAGTATGTGAAGTTTAATAAGAGTATTGACGCCTATGTGCTCCTGGATTCGATTAAAGTGCCGAGAGCCACCAGAGTAATGATTCGGAAGCTCTGTGAGTTGGGTTGGTTGTTTAGAAAAGTCAAAGGTTATATCTCGGAGAGCATGGATAGTTTCCCTACTGAGGATGTTGGAACAGTCGGGCAAGCCTTTTGCGCGGCTTTGCAAGACGAGCTTGCTGCGTATTACAAATTGTTGGCTGTCTTAGAAGCTCAGTCGATGAATCCCATCCCTTTAGTTTCGGAGACTCCAATCTCGGGAAATTATCTCTCCCTGAGGAGGTTGTCGGTTTGGTTTGCAGAACCGATGGTGAAGATGAGGCTGATGGCTGTCCTCGTTGACAGCTGCAGGGTTTTGAGGGGCGGTGCAATGGCAGGTGCAATCCATATGCACGCCCAGCATGGAGACCCTTTGGTTCAAGACTTCATGAGACGTCTACTTCGCCGGGTCTGCTCTCCACTGTTTGAAATGGTGAGGAGTTGGGTATTGGAGGGGGAGCTGGATGACATTTTTGCTGAGTTCTTTGTTTTGGGACAGCCCGTAAAAGCTGAATCACTCTGGCAGGAGGGATACAAGCTCCATGCGGGAATGCTCCCCTCTTTCATCCCACAATCACTCGCTCAGAGGATTTTGAGAACTGGGAAGTCAATAAACTTTCTCAGAGTCTGTTGTGAGGATCAGGGTTGGGCTGATACGGCAACAGAAGCAGCTGCTGTCGTTGGGACTACAACTAGGAGAGGTGGGCTTGGGTATGGCGAGACTGATGCACTCGAATCTCTGGTGGTTGAAGCAGCCAAGAGGATAGATAAGCATTTGATGGATGTCATGTACAAGCGGTACAAGTTCAAGAAACACTGTCTTGCAATTAAGCGTTATTTGCTCCTTGGGCAAGGCGATTTTGTGCAGTATCTAATGGATATCGTAAGGCCTGAGCTTTCAGAACCTGCAAACAGTATCAGCTCATTCAAACTAGCTGGGTTTCTGGAAAGTGCAATCCGAGCATCAAATGCACAGTATGATGATCATGACATATTGGACAGGTTAAGGGTCAAGATGATGCCACATGGTACTGGAGACAGGGGTTGGGATGTATTCTCATTGGAGTACAATGCTAGAGTTCCCCTGAATACCGTATTTACTGAATCTGTCATGGCACGGTATCttagaatttttaattttctttggaAGCTTAGACGTGTTGAGCATGCCCTGATTGGCGCTTGGAAGACGATGAAGCCGAATTGTGTTTCTTCTCACTTTTTCTTGAAGCAGGAAAGTTCTATTAAACTGCTGTTCACATCAACATTGCGGCGGTGCCAAGTTCTTTGGGATGAGATGAACCATTTTGTCTCGAATCTGCAATATTATATTATGTTTGAGGTCTTAGAAGTGTCATGGTCCAATTTTGCAAATGAAATGGAAGCTGCAAAAGATCTAGATGACCTGCTTGCAGCACATGAGAAATATCTCCATTCCATTGTGGAAAAGTCTCTTCTTGGAGATCGCTCCGAAGCCCTCTATAAGACTCTGTTTGTGTTATTTGATATCATTTTGCGGTTCCGTAGTCATGCTGATCGGTTATATGAAGGTATCCATGAGTTGCAAGCAAG AACGGTGGACTCTTCTGTGTCCTCTCAGTCGAGGAGCCGATCAAGATCGAAATCGAATAATGAATCCTCAGGCTATGGAACATGGGCTGGTGGGGGCAGGAAGGCCTTGACACAGCGTGCTGGAGAATTTCTTCGAAACATGCAAGAGGACTTGGACACAATTGCAAAAGAGTACAAATCACTACTTGAAGGATTCATTGCCCAATTACCTCTGCAGCAACATGTTGATTTGAAGTTCCTATTATTCCGGTTAGACTTCACTGAGTTTTATAACCGTCAACATCCTAGTGCATAA